Genomic window (Subtercola endophyticus):
GTCGCGAAATACTCGATCACGTCGTCGAGGCTCGGCCCGTACTTGCGCGCGAGCACCGAGAGCTCGGCCCGTCGCTCTTGCACGTCGTCGAGCTCCGCGCCCCCGTCGGTGTCGAGTTCGGCGAGGTAGCTCGAGAGCTGAGACGAGATCTCGGCGACGAGAAACGACGCGCTCGTCAGCGACTCCACGATCGGCTCGAGTGCCGAATCGTGCGACTGCACCCGCTCGAGCTGGCGCAGCGCGCCGTCGATCAGGCTCACAACATCGGGCCGGCCGTCGAGTTCTTCGCTCGACACCGCCTCGCGCGCGGCCGCAGCAGCCACCCGCAGATCTTCGAGGTTCGTCAGGCGATTCGCCCGCTCCGCCAGAGCAACGTCTTCACCCGGTTGCGGCCCCAGCACCTCGATCTCCCCTACGGCAACCCGCAGGGCCTCCGCCTCACGAAGGCGCTCATCACGCTGGGACACCAACGTGTCGAGTTCGGTCTGCAGCGCACGCCAGGTTCGGTACGCCTCGCTGAACTCGCCGAAGAGCTCAGCGAACTCGGGCCCCGCGAACCGGTCGAGCGCTTCACGCTGGGCAGTGGATGATCGAAGCCTCAGCTGGTCGGACTGCCCGTGTACCACCACCAGCCTCTCGCCCAACTCGCTCAGCACACCCACAGGCGCGCTTCGGCCGCCCACGATGGCCCGACTGCGGCCCTCGCCCGACACCGAGCGCGAGAGGATCAGCTCCCCCAGCCCCCCACCGTCGCCCGCGCCGAACCGGCCATCGGCCGCGGCGGCCGTATCGTCGCCCGCCCGCAGCTCGCCACCATCCGGCACCTCGTCGATGTCGCCACCGGCATCACGTACTCGCTCGGCCACCGCCGACTGCAGCGGCACCCGCCAACGCCCTTCGACCCAGCTCTGCGTTGAGCCGACCCGCACCTGTCCGGCCACCGCCCGCTCGCCGGTGAGCAGTCCGAGCGCCTGCACCACCATCGTCTTTCCGGCACCGGTCTCGCCGGTCACCGCCGTGAACCCGGCGCCGAGCGGCAGCACAGCTTCGGCGATCACTCCGAGGTCACGAATGGTGATCTCGTCGATCACGCCGCGCAACACACGAGCCGGTCGCGTCGAGAGCGCCTGAGCAGTGGAATTCGCCTTAACCATCGATTCCTCGCGGTGCAGCTCCACTCGCAGAAGCAGAACGCTCCGCTTTGACCGGCCCCCGCCAGCCGTCGACAGGCAGCGAGAACTTACGCACCAACCGGTCGGAGAACGGCCCGTGTGTGAGCCTGGCCAACCGCACCGGCACCGCCGACTTTCGAGCCTCGGCGCGCGCGCCCTGCGGCAGGTCGAACCCGCGACGCCCGTCGCACCACAGCACACCCTCACCGGGGGTGCGCTCGAGCAACTCGACGGCCAGAACCGATTCCGGCCCGATCACGAGCGCCCGCGAAAACAGCGCGTGCGGGCTCAGCGGAACGAAAAGCAGAGCGTCGAGACTCGGCCACACGATCGGGCCACCAGCGCTGAACGAATAGGCCGTCGACCCGGTCGGCGTCGCCATCACGACGCCGTCGCAGCCGAAGCTCGAGAGCGGTCGGCCGTCGACCTCGATGACCACCTCGATCATGCGTTCGCGGCTCGCCTTCTCGACGGTCGCCTCGTTCAGCGCCCAGCCTTCGTACACGGTTTCGTCGCCGACGGTCACGACGATGTCGAGCGTCATGCGCTCTTCGACGGTGTAGTCGCCACTCAAAACGCGCTCCACCGAATCGCCGAGGTCTTCGCGCTCACTCTCGGCCAAGAACCCGACGTGCCCGAGGTTCACGCCGAGCAGGGGCACCGAGCATCCGCGCACCACCTCGGCCGCCCGCAGAATCGTGCCGTCACCCCCGAGCACGATCACCAGCTCGAGATCGCCCAGGTCGACGCCGTCGCCGAGCACCCCCACGATCGACGGATCGGTCAGCTGATCGGCGATGTCGGCCAGATCACGCGGATCGAGCACCGGCGTCACCCCCGACGCGGCGAGCTGATCGCACACCTGCATGGCCGCCTCGACCGAGTCTCGTCGCCCCGTGTGCAGCACAACGAGAAAATAACGGGCTGGTGTCACGGCGATTGTGCTCCTGAAACTCGGTAAACGCGGTCTCTCCATTCTGTCGGATTGCTGCCCGCGCTGGCACTGAGCCAGACCAGATACTCGTGATTCCCAGCGTTACCGACAATTGGGGAGAAAATCAGGCCGGCCGTGCCGAGCCCCAGGTCGAATGCCGCCCACAGCACCGTCGAAATGGCTTCGGCACGCAGCCCCGCGTTACGCACGACCCCCTCACGGATGCCCGCCCTGCCCACTTCGAACTGCGGCTTGATCAGCAGCACGAAGTCCGCCTCTGGCGTCGCCACCGACACGAGAGCCGGCAGCACCGTCGTCAGGGAGATGAACGAAAGGTCACCGACCACGAGGTCGGGCACTTCGCTGATTCCCGAGGCCTCGGCCAGCGAGGCGGGGGTGGCGAAGCGCAGGTTGAAACCCTCGACCACGCTGACCCGGGCATCCGTTTTCAGTACCGGCGAAAGCTGGCCGTGGCCGACGTCGGCCGCAATGACGTGCGCGGCGCCGCGCTCCAGCAACACCTGGGTGAACCCTCCCGTGGAGGCACCGGCGTCGAGTGCCAAGCGTCCGGCGACATCGATCGCGGTGAATTCGTCGAGTGCTGCTACAAGCTTGCCCGCACCGCGGCTGACGTAGTGGTCTTCGCCCTCGACATGCAGAACCTGACCTTCGTGCACCCGGGCCGACGGCTTCACCGTGACGACCCCGTCGATGCTCACGAATCCGTCGGCGATCAGTTGTGCCGCATGATTGCGAGAACGCGCGAGACCGCTGGAGGCCAGCGCAGAGTCGAGCCGCGACTCCTGCTCAGCCACGAGCGACGGCCGCGTCAGACCCCTCGAGTCGCGTACGGAGTTCGTCGTGAATCTGAACGTACGCCGTGGCACGGGCGTCGAGTGGTTGCTCTTCGATGACGCGCAGCCGCGACAACAGCTCGTCGCCACCGGATTCTTGCGCCTCGTCACTCACCCATCAAGGCTACCGTGCAGCTCAGCTGTAGAGCTCCGGCGCCACGTTCAGACCGTAAATGGGCTGACCGGATGCCCAGATGAGTGCACTGCCCGCCCGAACCCGATTCACCGCGGTGTCGCCTGCTTTCACAAGCTCGACGGTTGTTCCTCGCAACCGCACGACCGTCGAACCCACGGTCGCGACGGTGTTCTCGTGCGACAGAACGGCCTCAGGATACGGCTCGAAAAGACCGCGCAGGTCTTGCAGAATGAAGGTCGGCCGAGAGTCTTTATCAGCCGCGAGCAACTGCTTAGCACCGTCGATGCCCGTGAGCACGTGCACCGAGGGGATGCCCGCCCGGTTGGCCCCGATGATGTCTGTATCGAGGCGATCGCCGATGAACAGCGGAGTCTTCGCCGCAAACCGGTCGACGGCCGCGTCGAAGATCGCCTTCTCGGGTTTGCCGCCTACCACCGGCAGCGTTCCCACCGCGGTATGCACTGCCGAGACCAGGGTTCCGTTGCCCGGAGCGACGCCTCCCTCGACCGGAATCGTCCAGTCGGTGTTCGTCGCGACCCACGGAATGCCGCGGTGCAGCGCGAAGCTGGCCTGGGCCAAGTCGCGCCACGACACGTCGGGCGAAAACCCCTGAATGACCGCCGCCGGCTGATCGGCCGACTGGCGTGTGACGGTGAATCCGCCCTTTTCGACCTCGCTGGTGAGGCCTTCGCCTCCGACCACCAAGATCAGTGATCCGGCCGGAACCAGCCCGGCGAGCAGCTTCACGGCAGCCTGCGGACTCGTAACCACGTCATGGGGAACGACGTGCAAGCCGAAACTCGCCAGATGATCGGAGACCTGCACGTCGGTACGCGAGGCGTTGTTTGTGATGTAGCCGACCCGAACACCTTCACCCGATGCGCGGTTGAGCGCGTCGACAGCAAACTCGATCGGGTTGGCACCGGCATACACGACCCCATCGAGGTCGGCCAGAATCACATCGACGCCATCAAGCGGGGTCACGGATGCTCCACTACTCTTTCGGGGCTTGAACAGACTCACCGGACTCCTCGTCGCTCTCGACCTCTTCTTCGAACATCTCGACCTCTTCTTCGAACACCTCGATCAGGTCATCGTCGGCTACCGACGCATCGAGTGCCGCTTCCGCCCGTTCTGCGTGGGCGCGCCAGGTGGCTGCATCGGCGGAACGGTTCATGTCGTCGAGAACCTCGGCATACGCCCAGAACAGGTCGGGGCTGTAGCTGTACGCGCGAGACGCGTCGAGCTGCGGAATCTCGAGCTCGGCCAGCGCCAGGTCGGGCTGTTCCAAGTCGAGTCTGGCGCCGGACATGGCGATAGCCACCGCTACTTGCGACGCCGGCGACAGCGAGTCCCGGGGAACAGAGCGCCCCAGTTCCAGCGCGCGGTCGGGCCGGCCGAGCCCGCGTTCACTGTCGACCATCAAAGCCAACTGCTCGTTCGAACCCGAAATGCGTCGGTACGTGCGCAGCTCACGAATGGCCAGGGCATAGTCACCGGTCGCATAAGCCGTAATAGCGAGCGTCTCACGCACCATGCCGATGCGTCCCGCTCGACGTGACGCAGAGATAGCGTGCCGATGAGCGAGCTGCGGATCTTCGTCGATGAGCCGAGCGACCATAACCAGGTGTTTCGCCACGCCCTCGGCGTTCTCTTTCGACAGCGTCTTCAACTCGTTGTAGGCGACTCGGTCGAGTTCCTTCACCGAAACGTCGTCGGGAATCTCAGGGTCGTCGTGATGGGGGCGAACGGCGCGCAGCTCTCGAGCGCGCAGTGCTTCGGGTGTGGGCGCCTCATCACGGCGACCGCCACGCTGCTGATCTCGCGCACCCGGGGCCGCGCTGCGCGCCGGCTTGCCGTCGCTCGTCCAGAGCTTGCGTTCGTTGCCACCCGCTTGTCGGGGTTTGGATGCCCGGGGGTGCGCCGATGCGGAACGTGCACCATCGGAGCGAGGGCCGTCTTCGCGCCGCCCGGGCCGCTTCTCGCGGTCTGTCGAATCGCTCATGACACTCCTCCTGGTGAACTTTCCGCTGTGTAGATATCGATCCCAGCCTATTCGTTCATTGGTTCGAAGGCTGGGTGTTATGAAGACCGGGTGTTAAACAGAAGAGGCCCACCTGGTGGGGTGGGCCTCTTCGTCAAGTTGAGTCCGGCGGTGTCCTACTCTCCCACAAGGTCTCCCTTGCAGTACCATCGGCGCTGAGAGTCTTAGCTTCCGGGTTCGGAATGTTGCCGGGCGTTTCCCTCTCGCTATGGCCACCGAAACATGTTCGACCTTTTTTACGGTCATTGAATGTTTCTGCAGTTGCTGCAGTATTCAGTTGTGTTGTCACCACAGTATGTGTGTGGTGGGTTACCCGACCGTATGTCGGGAACCACAGAGTGGACGCGAGTGCCTTTGAGGCAGAAGTTTTTTCAGCCACCCTTTGTGGGGGTGGTGGTGTTGTTGAAGTTGTTGGCTTATTAGTACAGGTCAGCTACACACCTCGTTAGTTGGTGCTTCCACATCCTGCCTATCAACCCAGTAGTCTCCTGGGAGCCTCTCACCATGAATGGTATGGAAATCTCATCTCGAAGCCGGCTTCCCGCTTAGATGCTTTCAGCGGTTATCCGTTCCGAACGTAGCTAATCAGCGGTGCACTTGGCAGTACAACTGACACACCAGAGGTTCGTCCATCCCGGTCCTCTCGTACTAGGGATAGCTCTTCTCAAATTTCCTACGCGCGCAGAGGATAGGGACCGAACTGTCTCACGACGTTCTAAACCCAGCTCGCGTACCGCTTTAATGGGCGAACAGCCCAACCCTTGGGACCTACTCCAGCCCCAGGATGCGACGAGCCGACATCGAGGTGCCAAACCATGCCGTCGATATGGACTCTTGGGCAAGATCAGCCTGTTATCCCCGAGGTACCTTTTATCCGTTGAGCGACAGCGCTTCCACAAGCCACTGCCGGATCACTAGTCCCGACTTTCGTCCCTGCTCGACTTGTCAGTCTCACAGTCAAGCTCCCTTGTGCACTTACACTCGCCACCTGATTGCCAACCAGGTTGAGGGAACCTTTGGGCGCCTCCGTTACTCTTTAGGAGGCAACCGCCCCAGTTAAACTACCCACCATGCACTGTCCCAGAACCCGATCAGGGTTCGTAGTTAGATATCCAGAGTGACCAGAGTGGTATTTCAACAATGACTCCACCAGCACTAGCGTGCCGACTTCACAGTCTCCCACCTATCCTACACAAGCCACACCGAACACCAATACAAAGCTATAGTAAAGGTCACGGGGTCTTTCCGTCCTTCTGCGCGTAACGAGCATCTTTACTCGTAGTGCAATTTCGCCGAGTTCGCGGTTGAGACAGCTGGGAAGTCGTTACGCCATTCGTGCAGGTCGGAACTTACCCGACAAGGAATTTCGCTACCTTAGGATGGTTATAGTTACCACCGCCGTTTACTGGGGCTTAAATTCTGGGCTTCGCATTGCTGCTAACTCTTCCTCTTAACCTTCCAGCACCGGGCAGGCGTCAGTCCGTATACATCGTCTTGCGACTTGGCACGGACCTGTGTTTTTAGTAAACAGTCGCTTCCCACTGGTCTCTGCGGCCCTATCACGCTCCCGGAGTAAATCCGTTCACGATCGGGGCCCCCCTTCTCCCGAAGTTACGGGGGCATTTTGCCGAGTTCCTTAACCACGATTCTCTCGATCTCCTTAGTATTCTCTACCTGATCACCTGAGTCGGTTTGGGGTACGGGCACATGGAACCTCGCGCCGATGCTTTTCTTGGCAGCAGACGATCACTGATTTCCCCACTGAAGGGTACCCATCGAGTCTCAGCCTTATACGAGAGGCGGATTTGCCTACCCCTCGGCCTACATTCTTAGACCGGGACAACCATCGCCCGGCTCAGCTACGTTCCTGCGTCACACCTGTTAATACGCTAACCGCACCACATCGGGTCGCACGCTACGCCGGCACGCCTCACCCCGAAGGGATCGGTCTAACCGGTTTCAGATGCTTAGCATTAGTGGATTGGCTTGGACGGTTCTTCTGCGGTACGGGAATATCAACCCGTTGTCCATCGACTACGCCTGTCGGCCTCGCCTTAGGTCCCGACTTACCCAGGGCGGATTAGCCTGGCCCTGGAAACCTTGATCTTTCGGAGGACGGGTTTCTCACCCGTCTTTCGCTACTCATGCCTGCATTCTCACTCGTGTGGCCTCCACGGCTGGTTTACACCGCCGCTTCGCTGGCCACACGACGCTCTCCTACCCATCCATACGGCTGGACCACGA
Coding sequences:
- a CDS encoding HAD-IIA family hydrolase, translated to MSLFKPRKSSGASVTPLDGVDVILADLDGVVYAGANPIEFAVDALNRASGEGVRVGYITNNASRTDVQVSDHLASFGLHVVPHDVVTSPQAAVKLLAGLVPAGSLILVVGGEGLTSEVEKGGFTVTRQSADQPAAVIQGFSPDVSWRDLAQASFALHRGIPWVATNTDWTIPVEGGVAPGNGTLVSAVHTAVGTLPVVGGKPEKAIFDAAVDRFAAKTPLFIGDRLDTDIIGANRAGIPSVHVLTGIDGAKQLLAADKDSRPTFILQDLRGLFEPYPEAVLSHENTVATVGSTVVRLRGTTVELVKAGDTAVNRVRAGSALIWASGQPIYGLNVAPELYS
- a CDS encoding NAD kinase — protein: MQVCDQLAASGVTPVLDPRDLADIADQLTDPSIVGVLGDGVDLGDLELVIVLGGDGTILRAAEVVRGCSVPLLGVNLGHVGFLAESEREDLGDSVERVLSGDYTVEERMTLDIVVTVGDETVYEGWALNEATVEKASRERMIEVVIEVDGRPLSSFGCDGVVMATPTGSTAYSFSAGGPIVWPSLDALLFVPLSPHALFSRALVIGPESVLAVELLERTPGEGVLWCDGRRGFDLPQGARAEARKSAVPVRLARLTHGPFSDRLVRKFSLPVDGWRGPVKAERSASASGAAPRGIDG
- a CDS encoding TlyA family RNA methyltransferase, which codes for MAEQESRLDSALASSGLARSRNHAAQLIADGFVSIDGVVTVKPSARVHEGQVLHVEGEDHYVSRGAGKLVAALDEFTAIDVAGRLALDAGASTGGFTQVLLERGAAHVIAADVGHGQLSPVLKTDARVSVVEGFNLRFATPASLAEASGISEVPDLVVGDLSFISLTTVLPALVSVATPEADFVLLIKPQFEVGRAGIREGVVRNAGLRAEAISTVLWAAFDLGLGTAGLIFSPIVGNAGNHEYLVWLSASAGSNPTEWRDRVYRVSGAQSP
- a CDS encoding DNA repair protein RecN, producing MIDEITIRDLGVIAEAVLPLGAGFTAVTGETGAGKTMVVQALGLLTGERAVAGQVRVGSTQSWVEGRWRVPLQSAVAERVRDAGGDIDEVPDGGELRAGDDTAAAADGRFGAGDGGGLGELILSRSVSGEGRSRAIVGGRSAPVGVLSELGERLVVVHGQSDQLRLRSSTAQREALDRFAGPEFAELFGEFSEAYRTWRALQTELDTLVSQRDERLREAEALRVAVGEIEVLGPQPGEDVALAERANRLTNLEDLRVAAAAAREAVSSEELDGRPDVVSLIDGALRQLERVQSHDSALEPIVESLTSASFLVAEISSQLSSYLAELDTDGGAELDDVQERRAELSVLARKYGPSLDDVIEYFATADPRLLELDSDSDRIEELADSLAERAGIVDALAADLTVARSDAAARLSGLVSTELAALAMGGSQLLVDVSAGEELTAYGHDTVQFLLAAHEGAEARPLGRGASGGELSRIMLAIEVVLAASDPVPTFVFDEVDAGVGGASAIEIGRRLARLAEDAQVIVVTHLAQVAAFATNHLSVVKDSDGSVTQSSVQQLRGETRVAEMARLLSGLPDSESGLAHARELLQLAADSR